A stretch of the Proteus sp. ZN5 genome encodes the following:
- the map gene encoding type I methionyl aminopeptidase yields the protein MAIVIKTEEDIQKMRVAGRLAAEVLEIIAPFVKPGVNTAELDRICHEHIVNAQQAIPACLNYHGFPKSVCISVNDVICHGIPSEEKILKDGDIVNIDVTVIKDGFHGDTSKMFIVGKPTIQGERLCRITQESLYLAIKMVKPGIRLRELGKAIQKFVEGHDYSVVREYCGHGIGEGFHEEPQVLHYDADDSGVVLQKGMAFTIEPMVNTGDYRIRTMKDGWTVKTKDRGWSAQYEHTLVVTDNGCEIMTLRKEEEPFISAVLVNE from the coding sequence ATGGCTATTGTAATCAAGACAGAAGAAGATATTCAAAAAATGCGCGTCGCAGGTCGTCTTGCGGCAGAAGTTCTTGAAATTATCGCACCGTTCGTAAAACCTGGCGTAAACACCGCTGAATTAGACCGTATTTGTCACGAACATATTGTTAACGCACAACAGGCTATTCCTGCTTGTCTTAACTATCATGGTTTCCCTAAATCAGTCTGTATTTCGGTTAACGATGTTATTTGCCACGGTATTCCTAGCGAAGAAAAAATCCTTAAAGATGGCGATATCGTTAATATTGACGTCACTGTCATTAAAGATGGTTTTCATGGCGATACCTCAAAAATGTTTATTGTAGGTAAACCAACAATCCAAGGTGAACGCTTATGTCGTATCACTCAAGAAAGCCTCTACCTTGCCATTAAAATGGTTAAACCGGGCATTCGCTTACGTGAACTTGGCAAAGCAATTCAAAAATTTGTTGAAGGTCATGACTATTCTGTTGTTCGCGAATATTGCGGTCATGGTATTGGTGAAGGATTCCATGAAGAACCTCAAGTTCTACACTACGATGCAGATGATAGCGGTGTTGTGTTACAAAAAGGCATGGCATTTACCATTGAGCCGATGGTAAATACAGGTGATTACCGTATTCGTACAATGAAAGATGGCTGGACTGTTAAAACTAAAGACAGAGGTTGGTCAGCACAGTACGAGCATACATTAGTTGTTACCGATAATGGTTGTGAAATTATGACACTACGCAAAGAAGAAGAACCGTTTATTTCTGCGGTATTAGTCAACGAATAA
- the rpsB gene encoding 30S ribosomal protein S2 has protein sequence MATVSMRDMLQAGVHFGHQTRYWNPKMKPFIFGARNKVHIINLEKTVPMFNEALVELNKIASRKGKILFVGTKRSAVEAVKESAESCDQFYVNHRWLGGMLTNWKTVRQSIKRLKDLESQSQDGTFDKLTKKEALMRSRELGKLENSLGGIKDMGGLPDALFVIDAEHEHIAIKEANNLGIPVFAIVDTNSDPDGIDFIIPGNDDAIRAVKLYLTAAATAVREGRSQDLAVQAEEGLVEAE, from the coding sequence ATGGCAACTGTTTCAATGCGCGATATGCTGCAAGCCGGTGTTCACTTCGGTCACCAAACTCGTTACTGGAATCCAAAAATGAAACCATTCATCTTTGGTGCACGTAACAAAGTTCATATCATTAACTTGGAAAAAACTGTTCCAATGTTCAATGAAGCTCTGGTTGAACTGAACAAAATTGCTTCTCGTAAAGGCAAAATCCTGTTTGTTGGTACTAAGCGCTCTGCCGTTGAAGCTGTTAAAGAATCAGCAGAAAGCTGTGACCAGTTTTATGTAAACCACCGCTGGTTAGGCGGTATGCTGACTAACTGGAAAACTGTTCGTCAGTCAATCAAACGCCTGAAAGATTTAGAATCACAATCTCAGGACGGTACTTTTGACAAACTGACCAAGAAAGAAGCGTTAATGCGTTCTCGTGAACTTGGTAAGTTAGAAAACAGCCTGGGTGGTATCAAAGACATGGGCGGTTTACCTGACGCTCTGTTTGTTATCGATGCTGAACACGAACACATTGCTATCAAAGAAGCAAACAACCTGGGTATCCCAGTATTTGCTATCGTTGATACTAACTCTGATCCAGATGGTATCGACTTCATTATCCCTGGTAATGACGATGCAATCCGTGCGGTTAAATTATATCTGACCGCTGCAGCTACAGCTGTTCGTGAAGGTCGTTCTCAAGATCTGGCTGTTCAGGCTGAAGAAGGCTTAGTCGAAGCTGAATAA
- the tsf gene encoding translation elongation factor Ts, whose amino-acid sequence MSGITAALVKELRERTGAGMMECKKALVEANGDIELAIDNMRKSGQAKAAKKAGRVAAEGIILAEVAADGKFGALVELNCETDFVAKDAGFIAFGKEVMAAVLADKTDDIDALKAKFEETRTALVAKIGENINIRRVAVLEAEELGTYLHGARIGVLVSAKGANEELIKHIAMHVAASKPEYVRPEDVPADVVEHEHQIQMDIAMQSGKPREIAEKMVIGRMNKFTGEISLTGQHFVMDPSKTVGELLKENNADVINFVRFEVGEGIEKVEADFAAEVAAMSK is encoded by the coding sequence ATGTCTGGAATTACCGCTGCATTGGTAAAAGAACTGCGTGAACGTACTGGCGCAGGCATGATGGAATGTAAAAAAGCGCTGGTTGAAGCTAATGGTGATATCGAATTAGCAATCGACAACATGCGTAAATCAGGTCAAGCAAAAGCTGCTAAAAAAGCAGGCCGTGTTGCTGCTGAAGGTATCATCCTTGCAGAAGTTGCTGCTGATGGTAAATTCGGTGCGCTGGTTGAACTGAACTGTGAAACAGACTTCGTTGCTAAAGATGCTGGTTTCATCGCTTTCGGTAAAGAAGTTATGGCTGCTGTATTAGCAGACAAAACTGATGATATCGATGCGCTGAAAGCTAAATTCGAAGAAACTCGTACTGCATTAGTTGCTAAAATCGGTGAAAACATCAACATTCGTCGTGTTGCTGTATTAGAAGCTGAAGAATTAGGTACTTACCTACACGGTGCTCGTATCGGTGTTTTAGTTTCAGCTAAAGGCGCTAACGAAGAACTGATCAAACACATTGCTATGCACGTTGCTGCAAGCAAACCAGAATATGTTCGTCCTGAAGATGTTCCTGCTGATGTTGTTGAACATGAGCACCAAATTCAGATGGATATCGCAATGCAATCAGGTAAACCACGCGAAATCGCAGAAAAAATGGTTATCGGTCGCATGAACAAATTCACCGGTGAGATTTCTCTGACTGGTCAGCATTTCGTAATGGATCCAAGCAAAACTGTTGGTGAACTGCTGAAAGAAAACAATGCTGATGTTATCAACTTCGTTCGTTTCGAAGTTGGTGAAGGTATTGAGAAAGTTGAAGCTGATTTCGCAGCTGAAGTTGCTGCAATGAGCAAATAA
- the pyrH gene encoding UMP kinase, with translation MATNAKPVYQRILLKLSGEALQGAEGFGIDASVLDRMAQEIKELVELGIQVGVVIGGGNLFRGAGLAAAGMNRVVGDHMGMLATVMNGLAMRDSLHRAYVNARLMSAFPLNGVCDNYSWAEAISLLRHGRVVIFSAGTGNPFFTTDSAACLRGIEIEADVVLKATKVDGVYSADPTKDPDAVLYETLTYQDVLERELKVMDLAAFTLARDHNLPIRVFNMNKPGALRRVVMGESEGTLISHA, from the coding sequence ATGGCTACCAATGCAAAACCTGTATATCAGCGAATTTTATTAAAGCTGAGTGGCGAAGCTCTGCAAGGCGCAGAAGGTTTCGGTATCGATGCGAGCGTACTTGATCGCATGGCTCAGGAAATCAAAGAACTCGTTGAATTAGGTATACAAGTCGGTGTCGTAATTGGCGGTGGTAACTTGTTCCGTGGTGCGGGTCTTGCTGCGGCAGGTATGAACCGTGTTGTGGGTGACCACATGGGAATGCTCGCGACAGTAATGAATGGTTTAGCAATGCGTGATTCATTGCACCGTGCTTATGTAAACGCACGCCTTATGTCTGCATTTCCATTAAATGGTGTCTGCGATAACTACAGTTGGGCAGAAGCTATTAGCTTATTACGCCACGGTCGAGTCGTTATTTTCTCGGCTGGTACAGGTAACCCATTCTTTACTACCGATTCTGCTGCGTGTTTACGCGGTATTGAAATTGAAGCTGACGTTGTACTAAAAGCAACGAAAGTGGACGGCGTTTATTCTGCCGATCCAACCAAAGATCCTGATGCAGTACTTTATGAAACACTGACTTATCAGGATGTATTAGAACGTGAATTGAAAGTCATGGATCTTGCTGCATTCACATTAGCCCGAGATCATAATTTACCTATCCGCGTATTCAATATGAATAAACCGGGTGCATTACGTCGGGTTGTAATGGGTGAAAGTGAAGGAACTTTGATTTCTCACGCTTAA
- the frr gene encoding ribosome recycling factor, with protein MINEIKKDAQERMDKSVEALKSQINKVRTGRASPALLDGIVVEYYGAPTPLNQVANVVAEDGRTLAITVFDRTLAPAVEKAIMASDLGLNPSSAGTIIRVPLPPLTEERRKDLIKVVRGDAEQGRVSVRNIRRDANDKVKALLKDKEISEDDERRSQDDIQKLTDMFIKKIDDALALKEAELMEF; from the coding sequence GTGATTAATGAAATCAAAAAAGATGCTCAAGAACGCATGGATAAAAGCGTTGAAGCACTAAAAAGCCAGATTAATAAAGTTCGTACTGGTCGTGCGTCTCCAGCCCTTTTAGATGGCATTGTAGTTGAATACTACGGAGCGCCAACTCCATTAAACCAAGTTGCTAACGTTGTCGCAGAAGATGGTCGTACACTGGCAATCACTGTATTCGACCGTACTTTAGCTCCTGCTGTTGAAAAAGCAATTATGGCATCAGATTTAGGTTTAAATCCTTCATCTGCGGGTACCATTATCCGTGTTCCACTGCCTCCATTAACTGAAGAGCGTCGTAAAGACCTAATTAAAGTTGTTCGTGGCGATGCAGAACAAGGTCGCGTTTCTGTTCGTAATATCCGTCGTGATGCTAACGATAAAGTAAAAGCATTACTGAAAGATAAAGAAATCAGCGAAGATGATGAGCGCCGCTCACAAGATGACATTCAGAAGTTAACTGACATGTTCATTAAAAAAATTGATGATGCATTAGCACTGAAAGAAGCAGAGTTAATGGAATTCTAA
- the ispC gene encoding 1-deoxy-D-xylulose-5-phosphate reductoisomerase yields the protein MKQITILGSTGSIGTSTLSVIENNPDEYQVLALAAGKNADKMAQQCLAFQPKYAVMSDEKSANQLKQLLANTSCKTEILSGSHAINEIAALDEADQVMSAITGVAGLKPTLAAIEKGKRILLANKESLITSGRLFFDAVAKYGATILPIDSEHNAIYQSLPKEIQENLGHASLADEGVTGILLTGSGGPFRYTPLEELEAMTPDQACAHPNWSMGRKISVDSATMMNKGLEYIEARYFFNASEEEMEVIIHPQSVIHSMVRYRDGSIIAQIGEPDMRTPIAYSMAYPHRTQSGAKALDFFEIQSLEFIRPDYQRYPCLALAIEASKRGQAATTVLNAANEVVVDAFLHEKVKFTDIAKINRKVVEHFDLSEPQSINDVLEIDKLARLETHQIITQFV from the coding sequence ATGAAACAAATAACTATATTAGGCTCAACAGGATCTATCGGAACTAGCACTCTTTCCGTAATTGAAAATAATCCTGATGAGTATCAGGTTCTTGCTTTAGCCGCAGGAAAAAATGCAGACAAAATGGCGCAACAGTGCCTTGCTTTCCAGCCTAAATACGCTGTGATGTCTGATGAAAAAAGTGCAAATCAGCTTAAACAGCTACTCGCTAATACATCTTGTAAAACAGAAATTCTATCTGGCTCTCACGCGATCAATGAAATTGCAGCTCTTGATGAAGCTGATCAAGTCATGTCTGCTATAACAGGTGTTGCCGGATTAAAACCGACACTTGCGGCCATTGAAAAAGGTAAAAGAATTCTGTTAGCGAATAAAGAATCACTGATAACCAGTGGGCGTCTTTTCTTTGATGCAGTTGCTAAATATGGCGCGACAATTTTACCCATTGATAGCGAACATAATGCAATTTATCAAAGCTTACCTAAAGAAATTCAAGAAAACCTAGGTCATGCGTCCTTAGCTGATGAAGGTGTGACAGGTATTCTGCTAACGGGCTCTGGTGGGCCATTTCGCTATACACCATTAGAAGAGCTGGAAGCAATGACACCAGATCAAGCGTGCGCGCATCCAAATTGGTCTATGGGACGTAAAATTTCAGTTGATTCTGCAACAATGATGAATAAAGGGCTCGAGTATATTGAGGCTCGTTATTTCTTCAATGCTTCTGAAGAAGAAATGGAAGTAATCATTCATCCACAATCTGTTATTCATTCAATGGTTCGTTATCGTGATGGCAGTATTATTGCTCAAATTGGCGAACCTGATATGAGAACACCGATTGCATACTCAATGGCTTATCCTCATCGTACTCAATCCGGTGCAAAAGCATTAGATTTCTTTGAGATTCAATCTCTAGAATTTATTCGCCCTGACTATCAACGTTACCCTTGTTTAGCACTTGCTATTGAAGCGTCAAAACGTGGGCAAGCGGCAACAACAGTGTTAAATGCAGCTAATGAAGTTGTCGTTGATGCATTTTTACACGAAAAAGTGAAGTTTACTGATATTGCTAAAATTAATCGCAAAGTTGTTGAACATTTTGACCTATCAGAGCCTCAAAGTATTAATGATGTTCTAGAAATTGATAAATTAGCGAGATTAGAAACTCATCAGATAATCACTCAATTTGTATAA